The Bosea beijingensis genome contains the following window.
GCGACGGCCGCTTCAAGGACCCGGACTGGACCAACCACCCGACCTTCGATTTCATCAAGCAGGCCTACCTGATCGGCTCGCGCTGGGCCGAGACGATGGTGGACAAGGCCGACGATCTCGACCCGCATACCCGCGAGAAGGCCCGCTTCTACATCAAGCAGATCGCCGGGGCGCTTTCGCCGACCAATTTCGTCGCGACCAACCCCGAATTGCTGCGCGAGACGCTGCAGCAGAACGGCGAGAACCTCGTGCGCGGCATGAAGATGTATGCCGAGGATGTCGAGGCCGGCGGCGGCGAGCTCAAGATCCGCCAGTCGGATGCGAGCTCCTTCGAGGTCGGCGTCAATATCGCGACGACGCCGGGCAAGGTCATCTTCCGCAACGAGATCATCGAACTGATCCAGTACGCGCCCGCGACGCCGCAGGTGCTGAAGCGGCCGCTCCTGATCGTGCCGCCCTGGATCAACAAGTTCTACATCCTCGACCTCAACCCGGAGAAGAGCTTCATCCGCTGGTGCGTCGAGCAGGGGCTGACGGTCTTCTGCATCTCCTGGGTCAATCCCGATGCGCGCCACGCCGCCAAGGATTTCGAGAGCTACATGCGCGAGGGCATCTTCGCCGCGCTCGACACGATCGAGGACGTGACGGGCGAAAAGAAGGTCTCGACGATCGGCTACTGCGTCGGCGGCACGCTGCTCGGCGTCACGCTGGCCTATATGGCGGCGGTGCGCGACAAGCGCATAGAAAGCGCGACCTTCTTCACCACGCAGGTCGATTTCTCGCAGGCCGGCGAACTCTCGGTCTTCGTCGACGAGGAGCAAATCCGCGCGATCGAGGAGCAGATGGCCCGCACCGGCTATCTCGACGGCTCGCGCATGTCGGGCGCCTTCAACATGCTCCGGCCGAACGACCTGATCTGGTCCTACGCGGTCAACAACTACCTGAAGGGCAAGGCACCGACCCCGTTCGACCTGCTCTACTGGAACTCGGATTCGACGCGGATGCCGGCGGCGAACCACTCCTTCTACCTGCGCAACTGCTACCTCGACAACAAGCTCTCCAAGGGCGAGATGCGGATCGGCGGCAAGAAGCTCGATCTCAAGCAGATCGCGATCCCGATCTACAATCTCGCGGCGCGCGAGGACCATATCGCCCCCGCCCAATCGGTCTTCAACGGCTCGCAATGCTTCGGCGGGCCGGTCGAGCATGTCGTCGCCGGCTCGGGCCATATCGCCGGCGTGGTCAATCCGCCGGCCAAGGTGAAGTACCAGTACTGGACCGGCGGCCCGGCCAGGGGCCGCTATGCGGACTGGCTGGCCAAGGCCGACGAGCATCCTGGCTCGTGGTGGCCGCACTGGTTCGGCTGGCTGGAGGCCCAGGCGCCGAAGAAGGTTCCGGCCCGCGAGCCGGGCGGCGGCAAGCTCAAGCCGCTGGCCGATGCCCCAGGGACCTATGTGAAGATGAAGGCCTAGCCAGCGCCTCGCCTTTCCCTTTGCTCAGGCGCTGTCGGCCGCGCGTGCGCCGACGGCCTTGCGGAAGAACACCACGCGCTCCGTTTCGGCAAAGCCGAGCGCGCGGTGGAGAGCCAGGCTCGCCGCATTGCCGATCGCAGCGTCGGAGGAGAATTCCGTGCAGCCCTGCGCTCGCCCCCAGTCCTCGACGGCGCGGCAGAGCATCCGGCCGATCCCGGAACGCCGGTATGGTTCGGCGACGAAGATACCTTCGAGGAAGACGACGGGCGATGTCTCGCAGCCATTGACGTAGTCGCTGCGCAAAGCCGCCTCGGCAAAGCCGACGCAGGCGCCCTCGCCCGTCAGGGCCACGCAGGCGAAATCGCGATCATTCGCGGCGGCCAGCGTCTCCGCCAGTTCCGTGCCATGCGCCTGCGCATCCTGATCCGGCCAGAGCTCGGCCCGCAGAGCCGCCCATTCGCCCAGATGCTGCTCTCCGGCTCTTTCGATCTTGATCGTCATCTTCACTCCAGGCTGCAGCTTCGCAGGCGATGCTTGCGCGAGGCTACAGCCAGCATCCCGGAAAAACCGGCGGGATAACGGCAACAAAAAAGCC
Protein-coding sequences here:
- the aac(6') gene encoding aminoglycoside 6'-N-acetyltransferase; translated protein: MTIKIERAGEQHLGEWAALRAELWPDQDAQAHGTELAETLAAANDRDFACVALTGEGACVGFAEAALRSDYVNGCETSPVVFLEGIFVAEPYRRSGIGRMLCRAVEDWGRAQGCTEFSSDAAIGNAASLALHRALGFAETERVVFFRKAVGARAADSA
- the phaC gene encoding class I poly(R)-hydroxyalkanoic acid synthase, producing MSGKSDRAKDTTGPAEAAAPDFDQFAQNMGRLVEEYGKVTAAYLKPVERGEAKTGQADEASDMVKTLGRVAERWVNDPSKIIEAQASLTGDFMNLWSAALKRAGGEEVAPVAEPDKRDGRFKDPDWTNHPTFDFIKQAYLIGSRWAETMVDKADDLDPHTREKARFYIKQIAGALSPTNFVATNPELLRETLQQNGENLVRGMKMYAEDVEAGGGELKIRQSDASSFEVGVNIATTPGKVIFRNEIIELIQYAPATPQVLKRPLLIVPPWINKFYILDLNPEKSFIRWCVEQGLTVFCISWVNPDARHAAKDFESYMREGIFAALDTIEDVTGEKKVSTIGYCVGGTLLGVTLAYMAAVRDKRIESATFFTTQVDFSQAGELSVFVDEEQIRAIEEQMARTGYLDGSRMSGAFNMLRPNDLIWSYAVNNYLKGKAPTPFDLLYWNSDSTRMPAANHSFYLRNCYLDNKLSKGEMRIGGKKLDLKQIAIPIYNLAAREDHIAPAQSVFNGSQCFGGPVEHVVAGSGHIAGVVNPPAKVKYQYWTGGPARGRYADWLAKADEHPGSWWPHWFGWLEAQAPKKVPAREPGGGKLKPLADAPGTYVKMKA